TATGCCGGCGAGGATGTGGCTAAGCACGAAGCGGCACGATGTCTGGAATGTGGTTGTACCGAGATTTACACATGTGATCTTAAAAAGTATTCCACGCATTATGAAGCGAATCAGAATCATTTTGCCGGGGAATTTAAGGAGTATCGGGTGGATTTCCGGCATCCATATATAGAGATTGATAACAATAAGTGCATACTTTGTTCCCGTTGTATCAGGATTTGCCGCGATGTAGTAGGAGCCGATGCTTTAGGCCTCATCAACAGGGGATATGAAACCTATGTTGCTCCTGCCCTTGGAGATTCCCTGCAGGATACATCCTGTGAGAGCTGTGGGATGTGTATCAGCACCTGCCCTACCGGAGCCATTTCCGAAAATGTATTGTTTAAGCCAGGTCCGGTTAAAACGACTGAAGCTGATACTATTTGTAATTATTGTTCAATAGGATGCAGCATTACATATCATCACAAAAACCAGTTCGTGATGAGGGTAACAGGAAACGATGGGCTTGTCAATACGGACGGGAACATCTGCCGTTTTCCAAAATTCGGTTATCATTTCATGAACGACCGGAACCGGATTAAGAAACCTCTTTATAAGATCAACGGACGTTTCGAAGAGATAGAAATGGACGAGGCGGTGAGAATAATCCGCGAAAGGACCAGTAGCTGCCTGCCGGGAGAGAATGCCTTCTTTGCAGGCGCCAGGCTTACCAATGAGGAATTGTATCTTATTCAAAAACTTGCCCGTGCAGGTTTGAAAACCAACAATATTTCAAGTTTCCATTACCTGAACCGCGGGGATGGATATCAGATGAATTCCACGGCTAACGTTCCTTTTGATCAGATCAGGGGTGCAAGCAAGATATACCTTATTGGATCCGAAATAAATATGGATAACGCGGTTCCTGGTTTTATCATCAATAATGCCCGGATCCGGAAAGGGATACCGGTCGACCTTGTGACCATACATCCGGAAAGCCGCATGAAACATAAGGTGGATAAGGTTGTTGAGATTAAGTCCTACTATCACTTCATCAAAGCACTGAATTATTACCTCGTTGCCAACCACTTCGAAAACGGCATGTTTTTAAAAGATAACTGTACCGGCTTTGAAGAGTATAAGGAAGCCCTTCTCCAGGAGAATTTTGTTGAGCTTGTGGAAAAGTCGGGTGTTCCCTATATGGATCTTGTTGTGGAGTTTGCCAAGGAGATCAATAACCAGATGAATGCTGTTGTGGTATTCTCCGAGAAGGAATTGTCGGCCAATGCCTGCCGGGAACTGTTCAATCTTTCGCTCATCACCGGTAAACTGGGCAAGACTTCCTGCGGTATCATTTCATTAAAGGAGAAGAACAATGCCGAAGGTTTGTTCAACATGGGTATCCGGCCTTCCATCGGGATTGGCGGTGTATCTGTTACGGATGCCGATCAGCAAGCCAGAATGATGAAAAAATGGGGTGTTGATTCCTTCCCGGAAAACGGACAAAGTACTTTATTTACTTCACTTGAATCAGGAAAACTGAAGAATGTATTCATTTTTGGGGAAGACCCACTCGGATGTGCTATAAACAAAGTACAGGTTGCCGGTTGGTTATCGGTTTCGGAATTTGTAGTAGTACAGGATTATTTCATGACCGAAACGGCCCGTCATGCGGACCTCATACTACCCGCTTCGTTCCCGGTAGAGATTGGAGGCAGCTTCACGAATACTCAAAGGAGCATACAGGATTTCGAGGCAGTATTTGTTCCTCAAACTGAGGTAACCTCATTAGAGCAATTGGTTCGTTTGCTTAATGAATATGGTATCAAGCAGGAACCAGACGCGAAGGATATTTTCCAGGAAGCTGTAAGCCTGTTGCCGGTAAAGCAGGAAATGAGCTATCCCCTCATTTATACTGCAAAAGATAACGATTTCCGCATCTTTAACTACGGTTGCGATTATGTTGTAAAACGATTCGAAGAAGATTTCAATAAAGCATTTCTTGTTAAGTAAAAATTATTGACCATGAGAGAATTCAAATCAATTGACGATATTCTGGATTTTGCCATCGATGAAGAACAAAAGGCTGTCGATTTTTACACCAGCCTTGCTTCTAAAGCTACTTCCGATGATATGAGAAAAGTGTTTGAGGAGTTTGCCGGAGAAGAGGTAACACATAAGATGCGACTTGTCAAAGTCAAGGAAGAAGGTTTGTATGAGATGAAACCCGAAAAGGTAGCCGATCTTCGGATCGTAGATTTCCTGGTTAATGTAAAACCTACACCCGACATGACTTACCAGGACGCCCTGATAGTTGCCATGAACAAAGAAAAAGCAGCTTTTAAACTTTATATGACACTTTCCGATAGGGCTGAAAGTTCCCAGATGAAAGAATTATTTCTTGGACTGGCCCAGGAAGAATCTAAGCACAAACTTCGTTTTGAGCTCGAATACGACGAGTATGTTTACCGGGAAAACTGAAAAATGAAACCTGTTGCAGGTTGCAGGTTACAGGTTTCAGGTTGCATTATTTTGATTCCACCAACCGTTGCCCACATTGTCAGTGCCTGAAATATGTTGACCACTTTTTGACCATCAAAAAGTTAAGAAATGGCAACAACATCATCTTTTAAAAAGCAATTTGACCAAAGGAGACAACGTACTTTTTCAGAATCAATCAGAAAAGAAGTTGTACGC
Above is a genomic segment from Bacteroidota bacterium containing:
- a CDS encoding ferritin family protein, which codes for MREFKSIDDILDFAIDEEQKAVDFYTSLASKATSDDMRKVFEEFAGEEVTHKMRLVKVKEEGLYEMKPEKVADLRIVDFLVNVKPTPDMTYQDALIVAMNKEKAAFKLYMTLSDRAESSQMKELFLGLAQEESKHKLRFELEYDEYVYREN
- a CDS encoding FAD-dependent oxidoreductase — its product is MSEQVNVILNGKIITGYRGESILDLAARYGIEIPTLCHDPRLEPYTSCYVCVVEIEGLRGLQPSCSTKISEGMRIETDNDRIHKARKTALELLLSNHYADCLGPCTQACPAGVDVQGYISHIEKGQYHEAVALIKETNPLPAICGRVCVRPCEVACRRNLLNEGAPVGIDYLKRFVSDYDLESPDKWKPDVKPSTGKKVAVIGAGPGGLSCGFFLQKEGHQVDIFEAGPKAGGWLRYGIPEYRLPNDLLQKEVDNITEMGVKISYKKRLGDNLKFKDIKDKYDAYILAIGSQKGTLIGCEGDDAENVFSGIDFLKSMELNGTKYDFSGKNVAVVGGGNTAMDCCRTSLRCGAGKVYVIYRRTEKEMPANPIEIHESKLEGVEYLFLTNPTRVNKDKEGKVKSITCLKMELGEPDASGRRRPVPIPDSDFDLEVDVILAAIGQKTEINFLDDVNSCYKNGSELKANRWGDIEADHHTLQTGIKNMFAAGDGVTGPATLIQAIGQARVASHSCNLYLNGMEVVPMKKEFISRKEHFKKQVSEDYIGHFPEQSREEMPTLPPEDRNNFKEVELGYAGEDVAKHEAARCLECGCTEIYTCDLKKYSTHYEANQNHFAGEFKEYRVDFRHPYIEIDNNKCILCSRCIRICRDVVGADALGLINRGYETYVAPALGDSLQDTSCESCGMCISTCPTGAISENVLFKPGPVKTTEADTICNYCSIGCSITYHHKNQFVMRVTGNDGLVNTDGNICRFPKFGYHFMNDRNRIKKPLYKINGRFEEIEMDEAVRIIRERTSSCLPGENAFFAGARLTNEELYLIQKLARAGLKTNNISSFHYLNRGDGYQMNSTANVPFDQIRGASKIYLIGSEINMDNAVPGFIINNARIRKGIPVDLVTIHPESRMKHKVDKVVEIKSYYHFIKALNYYLVANHFENGMFLKDNCTGFEEYKEALLQENFVELVEKSGVPYMDLVVEFAKEINNQMNAVVVFSEKELSANACRELFNLSLITGKLGKTSCGIISLKEKNNAEGLFNMGIRPSIGIGGVSVTDADQQARMMKKWGVDSFPENGQSTLFTSLESGKLKNVFIFGEDPLGCAINKVQVAGWLSVSEFVVVQDYFMTETARHADLILPASFPVEIGGSFTNTQRSIQDFEAVFVPQTEVTSLEQLVRLLNEYGIKQEPDAKDIFQEAVSLLPVKQEMSYPLIYTAKDNDFRIFNYGCDYVVKRFEEDFNKAFLVK